The Thermostichus vulcanus str. 'Rupite' genome has a segment encoding these proteins:
- a CDS encoding DUF309 domain-containing protein — protein sequence MTDPRPDQEDVTLQLAVQQFNRGEFYACHDSLEALWMEAVEPERRFYQGLLQTAVAYYHLTNQNRRGCMILLGEANGKLADYLPTYAGWDVLSLWRANQTNLRQLSQLPEGDPLPGLTIPTLESVENKTEEP from the coding sequence ATGACGGATCCCAGACCCGATCAAGAGGATGTAACGTTGCAGTTGGCTGTCCAGCAGTTTAACCGGGGGGAATTTTACGCCTGCCATGACAGCCTAGAAGCCCTGTGGATGGAGGCGGTTGAGCCGGAGCGGCGCTTTTACCAAGGGCTATTGCAAACGGCGGTGGCTTACTATCACCTCACCAACCAGAACCGGCGCGGTTGCATGATCCTACTGGGGGAAGCCAATGGCAAACTGGCAGATTATTTGCCCACCTACGCCGGTTGGGATGTGCTCTCTCTGTGGCGAGCCAACCAAACCAACCTACGACAGCTGTCTCAACTGCCTGAGGGGGATCCCTTGCCGGGTCTGACCATCCCTACTCTGGAGTCAGTCGAAAACAAGACTGAGGAGCCTTAA
- a CDS encoding NAD-dependent succinate-semialdehyde dehydrogenase — protein sequence MMGQDAQSGQLVSLNPATGEVLGRYPVFDSRKIQTCIAQAQERFQEYRWIPFAQRAAWMERVAEILLERKAEFGRLITLEMGKTLASAIAEVEKSAWVCRYYAETAAGFLAEQLVASDASCSGIRYQPLGVILAVMPWNFPFWQVFRCAAPALMAGNTLLLKHASNVPQSALCLEAIFREAGFPQGVFQTLLISAAQVAEVVADERVRGAALTGSEAAGSSLARLAGQHLKKTVLELGGSDPFIVLPSADLEAAVSTAVTARLISNGQSCIAAKRFIVHSTIAESFTAALVERFRQLKVGDPLDPQTEVGPLATPSILQEVDGQVQALVQAGAKVWVGGSPLGGNFYLPTVLSGIPAEHPVAQQEVFGPVALLFEVPDLEAAIRLANSTPFGLGASAWTTDPNEQERLLMEIEAGSVFINGLVKSDPRLPFGGIKRSGYGRELSREGILEFVNIKTFWVK from the coding sequence ATGATGGGGCAAGATGCACAGTCGGGGCAACTGGTCAGCCTTAACCCCGCCACCGGGGAGGTTTTGGGCCGCTACCCAGTTTTTGACTCCCGGAAGATTCAAACCTGTATCGCACAAGCGCAGGAGCGGTTTCAGGAGTATCGCTGGATCCCGTTTGCCCAGCGGGCCGCTTGGATGGAGCGGGTAGCGGAGATTCTGTTGGAGCGAAAAGCCGAGTTTGGCCGCCTGATCACCCTGGAGATGGGCAAAACCTTAGCCTCTGCCATTGCAGAGGTGGAAAAATCCGCCTGGGTATGCCGGTACTACGCCGAAACAGCAGCGGGGTTTCTGGCGGAACAACTGGTGGCCAGTGATGCCAGCTGCAGCGGCATCCGCTACCAACCCTTGGGGGTGATTTTGGCGGTGATGCCCTGGAACTTCCCCTTTTGGCAGGTGTTTCGCTGTGCAGCTCCGGCCTTGATGGCGGGCAATACGCTCTTGCTCAAGCATGCCTCCAATGTGCCCCAATCGGCTTTGTGCCTGGAGGCGATCTTCCGGGAGGCGGGATTTCCGCAAGGGGTCTTTCAAACGCTGTTGATTAGTGCAGCGCAGGTGGCGGAAGTGGTAGCGGATGAACGGGTGCGGGGGGCCGCCCTCACGGGTAGCGAAGCGGCGGGATCCAGTTTGGCCCGTTTGGCCGGTCAACACCTGAAAAAGACGGTGCTGGAATTGGGGGGGAGCGATCCCTTCATCGTCTTGCCCAGTGCCGATTTGGAGGCGGCAGTCTCTACAGCCGTCACGGCGCGTCTGATCAGCAATGGCCAATCCTGCATCGCTGCCAAACGATTTATTGTGCACAGCACCATCGCCGAGTCTTTTACCGCCGCCCTGGTGGAGCGATTCCGCCAACTCAAAGTCGGGGATCCCCTGGATCCGCAAACCGAAGTAGGGCCTTTGGCTACCCCGAGCATTTTGCAGGAAGTGGATGGGCAGGTGCAGGCTCTGGTGCAGGCGGGGGCTAAGGTCTGGGTGGGTGGATCCCCGCTGGGGGGCAATTTCTACCTACCCACGGTCTTGAGCGGGATCCCTGCCGAGCATCCGGTGGCGCAGCAGGAGGTGTTTGGCCCGGTGGCGCTGCTGTTTGAAGTGCCGGACCTGGAGGCGGCAATCCGTCTGGCCAACAGTACCCCGTTTGGGTTGGGAGCCAGCGCCTGGACCACTGACCCAAACGAGCAGGAGCGCCTGCTGATGGAGATTGAGGCGGGATCCGTCTTTATCAATGGTCTGGTCAAGTCTGACCCCCGCTTGCCCTTCGGCGGCATTAAACGTTCTGGCTA
- a CDS encoding SRPBCC family protein: MPSDPEWPDVPSPLLPTDPAEEDPGLEEGIPIPARVLASALRSNSGTESSDIQIEVVDLGERRRQLRGSVPIPVERERIWQVLTDYDHLAEFIPNLVESRVIGHENGRKLVRQVGSQKLLFAQFSATVVLAIEEIFPQQVRFQKTQGDFLLFEGFWDLSPCPADQTLLTYHLEVKPPRRMPIGMVERRIRQDLAVNLQAIRERSLSL, from the coding sequence ATGCCCTCTGACCCCGAATGGCCGGATGTCCCTAGCCCGCTGCTGCCCACGGATCCCGCAGAAGAAGATCCTGGGCTGGAAGAGGGGATCCCGATTCCCGCTCGCGTCTTGGCGTCAGCGTTGCGGAGCAACAGCGGGACGGAGTCGTCAGATATTCAGATTGAAGTGGTGGATTTGGGGGAGCGTCGCCGCCAGCTGCGGGGCAGTGTGCCCATTCCTGTCGAGCGGGAACGAATTTGGCAGGTGTTGACCGATTACGACCATCTGGCAGAGTTTATTCCCAATTTGGTGGAAAGTCGGGTCATTGGCCATGAAAATGGCCGCAAGTTGGTCCGCCAAGTGGGATCCCAAAAGCTCTTATTTGCCCAGTTTTCCGCCACAGTGGTTCTGGCGATTGAGGAGATTTTTCCCCAACAGGTACGCTTTCAAAAAACCCAGGGGGATTTTCTCCTGTTCGAGGGATTTTGGGATTTGAGCCCTTGCCCGGCAGACCAGACTCTGCTGACCTATCACCTAGAGGTCAAACCTCCCCGCAGAATGCCCATTGGCATGGTGGAACGGCGTATCCGGCAAGATTTGGCTGTCAACCTGCAAGCCATCCGCGAGCGATCCCTGAGTTTGTGA
- a CDS encoding cytochrome b6-f complex subunit PetN, with protein sequence MDIITLGWIAVPTFFVLSIALVVWGRNGM encoded by the coding sequence ATGGACATCATTACCCTCGGCTGGATTGCGGTTCCTACCTTCTTTGTCCTCTCGATTGCCCTCGTGGTTTGGGGTCGCAACGGCATGTAA